Proteins encoded by one window of Ursus arctos isolate Adak ecotype North America unplaced genomic scaffold, UrsArc2.0 scaffold_22, whole genome shotgun sequence:
- the ART1 gene encoding GPI-linked NAD(P)(+)--arginine ADP-ribosyltransferase 1 isoform X1: protein MSNMQTPAMMSLLLVCLGLMEARQAQSHPLTRRELFSQEVPLDMAPASFDDQYDGCAAAMTAALPDLNQTEFQANKVYADGWALASSQWRERQAWGPEWGPRPTQLPPPPPGFRDEHGVALLAYTANNPLHKQFNAAVREAGRSRAYYLHHFSFKTLHFLLTEALQLLGRGQRSPQCRQVFRGVHGLRFRPAGPGATVRLGGFASASLQNVAAQQFGEDTFFGIWTCLGAPIKGYSFFPGEEEVLIPPFETFQVINASRPAQGPARVYLRALGKRSTYNCEYIKGRQGSRRAAPVHRTGSPLVSGDTYKYHNQMNSEGDPVPLSPHPVHLRGNSLLREYATCPWRYLSRSWPLACWEAEEGFLTEPGAH, encoded by the exons ATGTCCAACATGCAGACTCCTGCCATGATGTCTCTGCTGCTTGTGTGCCTGGGCCTCATGGAAGCTCGTCAG GCCCAGAGCCACCCCCTCACTCGACGAGAGCTCTTCTCTCAAGAAGTGCCCCTGGACATGGCCCCAGCCTCCTTTGATGACCAGTATGACGGCTGTGCAGCAGCCATGACAGCCGCCCTTCCAGATCTCAACCAAACCGAGTTCCAGGCCAACAAAGTGTATGCTGACGGCTGGGCACTGGCAAGCAGCCAATGGCGGGAACGCCAGGCCTGGGGGCCAGAGTGGGGCCCCAGGCCTACTCAGCTGCCCCCGCCACCCCCTGGCTTCCGCGATGAGCATGGGGTGGCCCTCCTGGCCTACACCGCCAACAACCCCCTGCACAAGCAGTTCAACGCTGCCGTGCGCGAGGCAGGCCGCTCCAGAGCCTACTACCTCCACCACTTCTCCTTCAAGACACTCCATTTCCTGCTGACCGAGGCCCTACAGCTGCTGGGCAGGGGCCAGCGTTCGCCCCAGTGCCGCCAGGTGTTCCGAGGGGTGCACGGCCTGCGCTTCCGGCCGGCGGGGCCCGGGGCCACCGTAAGGCTGGGGGGGTTTGCTTCCGCGTCCCTGCAGAATGTTGCAGCCCAGCAGTTTGGGGAGGACACCTTCTTTGGCATCTGGACTTGCCTTGGGGCACCTATCAAGGGCTACTCCTTCTTCcccggggaggaggaggtgctGATCCCCCCCTTCGAGACCTTCCAGGTGATCAATGCCAGCAGACCGGCGCAGGGCCCCGCCCGCGTCTACCTCCGGGCCCTGGGCAAGCGCAGCACGTACAACTGCGAGTACATTAAAGGTAGGCAGGGCTCACGCCGGGCGGCACCTGTGCACAGGACGGGCTCCCCCTTGGTCTCAGGGGACACGTACAAATACCACAATCAAATGAACAGTGAGGGGGACCCTGtacctctgtccccccaccctgtgcaccTAAGGGGAAACAGCCTTCTGAGGGAGTATGCCACTTGTCCTTGGAGGTACCTAAGCCGGAGCTGGCCACTTGCCTGCTGGGAGGCTGAAGAGGGTTTCCTGACCGAGCCAGGTGCCCATTGA
- the CHRNA10 gene encoding LOW QUALITY PROTEIN: neuronal acetylcholine receptor subunit alpha-10 (The sequence of the model RefSeq protein was modified relative to this genomic sequence to represent the inferred CDS: deleted 1 base in 1 codon), whose translation MECLGAEGRLAHKLFRDLFANYTSALRPVADTDQALNVTLEVTLSQIIDMDERNQVLTLYLWIRQEWTDAYLRWDPDAYGGLDAIRIPSSLVWRPDIVLYNKADAQPPASASTNVVLRHDGAVRWDAPAITRSSCRVDVSAFPFDAQRCGLTFGSWTHGGHQLDVRPHGAAASLADFVENVEWRVLGMPARRRVLTYGCCSEPYPDVTFTLLLRRRAAAYVCNLLLPCVLISLLAPLAFHLPADSGEKVSLGVTVLLALTVFQLLLAESMPPAESVPLIGKYYMATMTMVTFSTALTILIMSLHYCGPSARPVPAWARALLLGRLARGLCVRERGEPCGRSRPPESPPSPQPPDGGARPPPVACHEPRCLCRQEALLHHVATIAHTFHSHRAAQRRHEDWKRLARVMDRFFLGIFFSMALVMSLLVLVQAL comes from the exons ATGG AGTGCTTGGGAGCCGAGGGCAGGCTGGCTCACAAGCTGTTCCGTGACCTCTTCGCCAACTATACAAGTGCCCTGAGACCTGTGGCAGATACAGACCAGGCTCTGAACGTGACCCTGGAGGTGACATTGTCCCAGATCATTGACATG GATGAGCGGAACCAGGTGCTGACCCTGTACCTGTGGATCAGACAAGAGTGGACAGACGCCTACCTGCGATGGGAC CCCGATGCCTATGGTGGCCTGGATGCTATCCGCATCCCCAGCAGTCTAGTGTGGCGACCAGACATCGTGCTCTACAACAA GGCGGACGCACAGCCGCCGGCCTCCGCCAGCACCAACGTGGTTCTGCGGCACGACGGCGCCGTGCGCTGGGACGCGCCGGCCATCACGCGCAGCTCGTGCCGCGTGGACGTGTCGGCCTTCCCGTTCGACGCGCAGCGCTGCGGCCTGACGTTCGGCTCGTGGACGCACGGCGGGCACCAGCTGGACGTGCGGCCGCACGGCGCCGCCGCCAGCCTGGCCGACTTCGTGGAGAACGTGGAGTGGCGCGTCCTGGGCATGCCGGCGCGGCGGCGCGTGCTCACCTACGGCTGCTGCTCCGAGCCCTACCCCGACGTGACGTTCACGCTGCTGCTgcgccgccgcgccgccgcctACGTGTGCAACCTGCTGCTGCCCTGCGTGCTCATCTCGCTGCTCGCGCCGCTCGCCTTCCACCTGCCCGCCGACTCGGGCGAGAAGGTGTCGCTCGGCGTCACCGTGCTGCTGGCGCTCACCGTCTTTCAGCTGCTCCTGGCCGAGAGCATGCCGCCGGCCGAGAGCGTGCCCCTCATCG GGAAGTACTACATGGCCACCATGACCATGGTCACGTTCTCCACAGCGCTCACCATCCTTATCATGAGCCTGCACTACTGTGGTCCTAGTGCCCGACCAGTGCCAGCCTGGGCTCGGGCCCTCCTGCTGGGACGCCTGGCACGGGGCTTGTGTGTGCGGGAACGAGGGGAACCCTGTGGGCGGTCTAGACCACCTGAGTCACCCCCCAGTCCCCAGCCTCCTGACGGAGGGGCTCGCCCTCCACCAGTTGCTTGCCATGAACCACGGTGTCTGTGCCGTCAGGAAGCCCTACTGCACCACGTAGCTACCATCGCTCACACCTTCCACAGCCACCGGGCTGCCCAGCGCCGCCATGAGGACTGGAAGCGGCTGGCCCGTGTGATGGATCGCTTCTTCCTGGGCATCTTCTTCTCCATGGCCTTGGTCATGAGCCTCCTGGTGCTGGTGCAGGCCCTGTGA
- the ART1 gene encoding GPI-linked NAD(P)(+)--arginine ADP-ribosyltransferase 1 isoform X2, protein MSNMQTPAMMSLLLVCLGLMEARQAQSHPLTRRELFSQEVPLDMAPASFDDQYDGCAAAMTAALPDLNQTEFQANKVYADGWALASSQWRERQAWGPEWGPRPTQLPPPPPGFRDEHGVALLAYTANNPLHKQFNAAVREAGRSRAYYLHHFSFKTLHFLLTEALQLLGRGQRSPQCRQVFRGVHGLRFRPAGPGATVRLGGFASASLQNVAAQQFGEDTFFGIWTCLGAPIKGYSFFPGEEEVLIPPFETFQVINASRPAQGPARVYLRALGKRSTYNCEYIKDKQCKSRPCRLGNSAMGQGSASAVWSLLLPLWVLVGGTFPRPIQH, encoded by the exons ATGTCCAACATGCAGACTCCTGCCATGATGTCTCTGCTGCTTGTGTGCCTGGGCCTCATGGAAGCTCGTCAG GCCCAGAGCCACCCCCTCACTCGACGAGAGCTCTTCTCTCAAGAAGTGCCCCTGGACATGGCCCCAGCCTCCTTTGATGACCAGTATGACGGCTGTGCAGCAGCCATGACAGCCGCCCTTCCAGATCTCAACCAAACCGAGTTCCAGGCCAACAAAGTGTATGCTGACGGCTGGGCACTGGCAAGCAGCCAATGGCGGGAACGCCAGGCCTGGGGGCCAGAGTGGGGCCCCAGGCCTACTCAGCTGCCCCCGCCACCCCCTGGCTTCCGCGATGAGCATGGGGTGGCCCTCCTGGCCTACACCGCCAACAACCCCCTGCACAAGCAGTTCAACGCTGCCGTGCGCGAGGCAGGCCGCTCCAGAGCCTACTACCTCCACCACTTCTCCTTCAAGACACTCCATTTCCTGCTGACCGAGGCCCTACAGCTGCTGGGCAGGGGCCAGCGTTCGCCCCAGTGCCGCCAGGTGTTCCGAGGGGTGCACGGCCTGCGCTTCCGGCCGGCGGGGCCCGGGGCCACCGTAAGGCTGGGGGGGTTTGCTTCCGCGTCCCTGCAGAATGTTGCAGCCCAGCAGTTTGGGGAGGACACCTTCTTTGGCATCTGGACTTGCCTTGGGGCACCTATCAAGGGCTACTCCTTCTTCcccggggaggaggaggtgctGATCCCCCCCTTCGAGACCTTCCAGGTGATCAATGCCAGCAGACCGGCGCAGGGCCCCGCCCGCGTCTACCTCCGGGCCCTGGGCAAGCGCAGCACGTACAACTGCGAGTACATTAAAG ACAAGCAGTGCAAGTCTAGGCCCTGCCGTCTGGGTAACTCAG CCATGGGTCAAGGCTCTGCTTCTGCAGTCTGGTCCCTCCTACTCCCGCTCTGGGTCCTTGTCGGGGGAACCTTTCCACGACCCATCCAACACTGA